In Rhea pennata isolate bPtePen1 chromosome 13, bPtePen1.pri, whole genome shotgun sequence, the DNA window GAGGGTTTCCCAAAAGGCCTTTGCGTGGGTGGCTGTGGAGTGGGGGTCTGGGCCGTggggccatggtggggcaggcaaGGGGCTTTGCCAGGCCTCCACAGCCCCTGATCTGCACTCCACACcgggggcagccccacagcatgGCTGGGTTGGGGGCCTGGGGAGGGGGCTCTGGCTCTCGGGAGCGCTGCAGCCTGTCTTGTGTGGCTGCGTGAGCAGAGCTGCACTCCACCCGCAGGTGCCATCATGATGGAGAAGCCCAACGTGCGGTGGAGCGACGTGGCCGGCCTGGAGGGAGCCAAGGAGGCCCTGAAGGAAGCCGTGATCCTGCCCATCAAGTTCCCGCACCTGTTCACCGGTGAGAGTCGCTCTGGCTGCGCCGCGGCCACCCCTGTCCCGCAGGAAAGGGCCTCACATGGCCGTAGCGCTGGGCGTGACGGGGCCGGAGACGCCTGGGAGCctgcagccccgcggcccctcgctGAGCTGCCCGGATGCCCCGCGGTCGTGGCACGGATCTAGCCGGCGCAGCAAAGGGGGAGCCGTGACACAGGCCTTGTTGCAGGTAAGCGCACGCCCTGGCGAGGGATTCTGCTCTTCGGGCCCCCTGGTACTGGGAAGTCCTACTTGGCCAAGGCCGTGGCCACCGAGGCCAACAACTCCACCTTCTTCTCCGTGTCGTCCTCTGACCTGATGTCTAAGTGGCTGGGAGAGAGCGAGAAGTGAGCTGAGGGCTGGCGGCAGTGCGGGGCGCGCGCGTGCTGTAGGCTGGCTCCAGCCACCCCTGTTTGTGAGCCTGGCGGTGCCAAAGTTGTGGCTCGGGGGTGGACGAGCCGGCAGCGTCGCTGAAGCTGCGTTAACGTAGACACCTCGGGTCCACAGGCGTGAGCCCCCGGGCCCCCGGGAGGCGCTGCCAAGCTGCCGCAGTGCTGCGCAGAGACTCTGTGCCTGGAGCCCCTTGGCTAGCAGCCCTCGGCCAGGGCCTGGCCTGGGCTGGCAGCGCTGCTGCCTTGCTGGCCCCGGGCAGGGAGCTGTTGCCCTTGTTCCAGGTCCAGTCTGGCTTGGCGTGGGGCACCCTGAGTGCCGTGGGGCCAGGGGCAGCAGCGGGAGACAGGCGAGCTCGTCCCCCTCTCTGCCCCGCCGGGGACATTCGGGGCGCAGGGGGCTCCCCAAGTTGGAGCCCATCCTGAGTCTTTGTGGCCAGGCTGGTGAAGAACCTCTTTGAGCTGGCGAGGCAGCACAAGCCCTCCATCATCTTCATCGACGAGGTGGACTCGCTGTGCGGCTCCCGCAACGAGAACGAGagcgaggcggcgcggcgcatCAAGACGGAGTTCCTGGTGCAGATGCAGGGTGCGTGGGGAAGCCGCGGGACGTCTTCAGCTCGCGCCGGTGTCCCCAGAGCGCTGCCAGCCGCTGAGTCCCCCTCACTGCCCCCGTTTCTCCCCCTAGGCGTGGGCAACAGCAGCGACGGCATCCTGGTGCTCGGCGCCACAAATATCCCCTGGGTGCTGGACTCGGCCATCAGGAGAAGGTGAGCAGGACGCGGCTCCTCTGCCGCCTCCCCCTCTGTGGGGCTGGCCGTGGGGTGGCTGGGGGGGAGCACAGCCACTCATCTCCAGGCCGTGCCCAGGTTTGAGAAGCGCATTTACATCCCGCTGCCCGAGGAGGCGGCCCGTGCCCAGATGTTCAAGCTGCACCTGGGCAACACCCCACACTGCCTGACGGAGGCCAACATCCACGAGCTGGCCCGGAAGACGGACGGCTACTCGGGGGCAGACATCAGCATTATCGTGCGGGACGCCCTCATGCAGCCCGTCCGCAAGGTGCAGTCGGCCACGCACTTCAAGAAGGTGAGCGCGGCGTGGCTGCCTGCGCCGGGGGCGCCGGCTCGGCActgccgccgcggccccacGCCCGCCCGTCCAGCCACCCCTGCAGCTCCGCCTGCCTCCGCCCCAGGTCCGAGGTCCCTCGCGCACAAACCCCAACGTGATCGTAGACGACCTCCTGACACCCTGCTCGCCCGGAGACCCTGGCGCCACCGAGATGACCTGGATGGAGGTGCCCAGCGACAAGCTCATGGAGCCcatcgtctgcatggtgagcGGCAGGTGGGGGTGTGGGGCCCATGCGCGGCGCAAGGCGCTTGTGGTCCCGGCCCTGCGGGTTCCCCGGCCCTCCGCCGGAGCCTGCCTCAAGGGCCGCAAGCTCCAGCGCGTGGACAGGGCCTCCCCCTCCCGGGAAAGGCTGGAACGCGTCTCTGGAGGCGCGCTCATCGCACCAGTCGCAGCCCTGCCGGGCGAGGGACCCAGTCCTGCCCTCCCCTGGGGTGCTGAGCTGCCTGGGCCAGGTGTGACATGCCAGGGGAGGGTGGGCGCCCGCAGCCTGCGCTTGGGCTCCcctgggaagcagctgccagTGAGCCCAGCGCTGCCTCCTGCTCCGGGGCCTGCAGGGGCACCAGGCCCAGCGCTGCCTCCTGCTCCGGGGCCTGCAGAGGCACCAGGCCAACTccaggctggggggggggccgAGCGGTCCCGCCCTACTGCTCCTCAGCCGCCCTCCCCGCGTTGCAGTCGGACATGCTGCGCTCTCTGGCCACCACGCGCCCCACCGTCAACGCCGAGGACCTCCTGAAGGTGAAGAAATTCACAGAGGACTTTGGCCAGGAAGGTTAAGGGCTccggccgcgggccggcgggggcAGCCGGCCGTGGCGCGGCAGCGTCCTCGCAGCACCCGGGCTGGCCCCCCCGTGCCAAAGGGGTTCGTGTTCAGCTGTCTACTAAACCCATCTCACTTTCAGCACCTGGCTGGGCggcaggggtggggggcactGTCCTGGCCGGGCTGATGCtactggggggagggggtgtggTCCAAGCACAGCCTGGGCTGCTGGGTGCCCCCCACCCTGTCCCGGCTGCTCCCCActcttcttcctgctctttttttattttttaaattaatgctgCTTTGGGGTCTGTCTtgtttatatgaaaataaaaacaatgcaaaaactTCAGCCcgagcccagcccagcccctcCCTGCAGCGAGGCAGCTCCGGCAGCGGAGGGCCGCGGCCGTGGGGCAGATAACGTCCAGCCCCCGGTGCTGCTCATAGCAGCTGGAGGGCTGCCGCCTCCGGCTGTCGCAGAccgtggggcaggagggctcCGGCGCACCTCAGCGTCGCTGGGCGGGAGGGCGGGTgctgcggggccgggctgggccagGCTGCCCAAGGTCGCGCACGCGGCcaggcggagcggggccgggcccggagCTGCAGCAAGGGCTGAGCCTGGGCAGGGCGAgggggggggtgctgggagcCCCCAGTTCCTGTGCAGCCTCGCAGCAGGGCTGACTCCTGCAGTAAGCTGCAACGGGCAGCCAGGGCTCACCAAGGCTAATTTCCTCTCCCCGCCCATGAATAACATCAGGCTTCTTTGTAGTTAGAAATACTACGGCCCCTGCCCACCCCCAGCACACAGCTCCTGCCATCAGCGGGGGGACGCTCCGGAGCGGTACGTGGGCTGCCCCCTTCCTGGGGGCTGGCAGCAGTGCCAGGGCCCGGGGGAGCCTCACTGCCCCCGCTCTCTGCCAGCCTGCGCCCTGGGCTGAGCCTCACTGGCCTCCCAGGCCAGGACTGGCTCTGTCCTGCTCCAGCTTGTGCTCCAGGGAAGGAGCTGCCCCAGCCGCCGGAGCCAGGCTGCATTTGGTGCGTCCCTGAGCACAGgggtgaccccccccccccccccacggcaCAGAGGTGGTGGGGAGATGGAGAAGGTGCacagagccccccccccccccggctgggCTGTGCCCTCCTGCAGCGGGCAGCGACATACAGCCGTGCTGGGTGTGCAGGAAAGGCCCAGAGCTGGTGCCAAGTCCTGAAACACTCTGTATTGAGCGCAGTACAGCTGAATTTGAGTCTCTCAGGCTGTGGCTCAGTTGTTCTTCCCCACCAGGTGCTCGTGTCAGGTGCAGCAGCCTCCGCAGGAGGGTCTGGGGTGCGTCGGGCTgctcccggccccgcagcccggGCTGCGCTGTCTGGTGGGGGTTTGTCCCAGCACTGGGCCGGTCGTCCCATGGCTGCGGGGGGAGGACAGGCTACGGTGTGTCTGTGGGGCAAGGCTCACTCGAGGAGCTCCATCCAGTGGACGTTGGTGAAGGTCCGGCTGTCCATCTTGTCGATGTAGAGGATGCCGTCCAGGTGGTCCATCTCATGCTGGATAACGCGGGCGGCCCAGCCTGTCGCCTCCCAGCTCACCGGCTCCCCGGTCTCGTCCACACCTACACGGGAGCAGGCAGGGCGTGAGGGCGGCCAAGGTCCcagggtgggagggggaaggaCGTGTCCCTGTACAGCATCCGGGGGGAGACGGGAGAGTTCGGGGCAGGGTGGGGCTAGGCCAAGGTGGGGCCAGCCTGGAGGCACCAGGGCTGCAGGTGGTGGGGGCTGTGTGAGGGCAGGTGCCAACTGGGAATGGGCTTTGGAGCAGCGGGGAAAGGATTTTCGGCAGGGGAGGAGAAGacggagccccccccccccgtacAATAGGGCAAtgggtccgggggggggggggggcggtctGTACCGGAGACGTGCACAGCCCAGTGCCGCGGGACACAGGCGGAGAAGCCGGCGAGGCTGGCGCAGCCCTCGGGGGCGGTGACGAGGCGGGCGTCGAGGACGCGGAGCTGGGGGTTGACGAGGACGCGGAGCGGGAAGGGCTcgaggcggcgggcgcggcgcagcgccggcgggTACTGGCCGCAGAGGGCGGGCGGCAGCTCCGCCGCGAAGACGCGCAGCGGCACCCCCAGCTGCGGGGCGCTGAGGCCCAGGAAGGGCCCgcggcgcagcgccgccgccagcgccgccgccagcgcccgcAGCTCGGCGCCGCCCAGGCGCTCCGGggccacggcggcggcggcgccgcgcagcaCCGGGGCCCCCACCTGGCACACGGCGGCGaacggcggcgccggcgggcccAGCACCCGCCGCTTCAGCGCCCGCCAGTACGAGCGCTCCCGCGCGCCCCactccgccgcgccgccgcacccccgcgccgcggccggcgggagccgccgcgccgccgccaccatGGCCGCCGCCATCATgggcgccgccgctgcgcgcGCACCGCTACGGCGGCCGCGAGGCGCCCGCGCGCAGCACCACGGGaaggcgccgcggcggcccctgggggggggagggggtaaCACGTGagggcagtgcgcgtgcgcggaCCCCGGCTGCGTCGCGTGagggcagtgcgcgtgcgcgcGGCGGCGTTCCGCGCGCTGCCTCGCGTGCAAGGTGTGCGCTGCACGGCGTGCGTGTGCGCTGTGCCTGCACTGCGTGTGCGCTGCACGGCGTGCGTGTGCGCTGTGCCGGCACTGCACTGCGTGTGCACTGTGCCTGCACTGCACTGCGTGTGCGCTGCACGGCGTGCGTGTGCGCTGTGCGTGCACTGCACTGCGTGTGCGCTGCACGGCGTGCGTGTGCGCTGTGCCGGCACTGCACTGCGTGTGCACTGTGCCTGCACTGCACTGCGTGTGCGCTGCACGGCGTGCGTGTGCGCTGTGCCTGCACTGCACTGCGTGTGCGCTGTGCCTGCACTGCACTGCGTGTGCGCTGCACGGCGTGCGTGTGCGCTGTGCCTGCACTGCACTGCGTGTGCGCTGTGCCTGTGTGCCACACTGCGTGTGCGCTGTGCGTGCTGCACTGCGTGTGCGCTGTGCCTGCACTGCACTGCGTGTGCGCTGTGCCTGTGTGCCACACTGCGTGTGCGCTGTGCGTGCTGCACTGCGTGTGCGCTGTGCCTGCACTGCACTGCGTGTGCACTGTGCCTGTGTGCCACACTGCGTGTGCGCTGCACGGCGTGCGTGTGCGCTGTGCGTGCTGCACTGCGTGTGCACTGTGCCTGCACTGCACTGCGTGTGCACTGTGCCTGTGTGCCACACTGCGTGTGCGCTGTGCGTGCTGCACTGCGTGTGCGCTGCACGTGCTGCACTGCGTGTGCACTGTGCCTGTGTGCCACACTGCGTGTGCGC includes these proteins:
- the VPS4A gene encoding vacuolar protein sorting-associated protein 4A, which produces MTTSILQKAIDLVTKATEEDKAKNYEEALRLYQHAVEYFLHAIKYEAHSDKAKESIRAKCVQYLDRAEKLKDYLRSKDKQGKKPVKESQNDNKGSDSDSEGENPEKKKLQEQLMGAIMMEKPNVRWSDVAGLEGAKEALKEAVILPIKFPHLFTGKRTPWRGILLFGPPGTGKSYLAKAVATEANNSTFFSVSSSDLMSKWLGESEKLVKNLFELARQHKPSIIFIDEVDSLCGSRNENESEAARRIKTEFLVQMQGVGNSSDGILVLGATNIPWVLDSAIRRRFEKRIYIPLPEEAARAQMFKLHLGNTPHCLTEANIHELARKTDGYSGADISIIVRDALMQPVRKVQSATHFKKVRGPSRTNPNVIVDDLLTPCSPGDPGATEMTWMEVPSDKLMEPIVCMSDMLRSLATTRPTVNAEDLLKVKKFTEDFGQEG
- the PDF gene encoding peptide deformylase, mitochondrial, whose translation is CGGAAEWGARERSYWRALKRRVLGPPAPPFAAVCQVGAPVLRGAAAAVAPERLGGAELRALAAALAAALRRGPFLGLSAPQLGVPLRVFAAELPPALCGQYPPALRRARRLEPFPLRVLVNPQLRVLDARLVTAPEGCASLAGFSACVPRHWAVHVSGVDETGEPVSWEATGWAARVIQHEMDHLDGILYIDKMDSRTFTNVHWMELLE